A region from the Vulpes lagopus strain Blue_001 chromosome 5, ASM1834538v1, whole genome shotgun sequence genome encodes:
- the LOC121491609 gene encoding histone H1.0, which yields MTENSTSTPAAKPKRAKASKKSTDHPKYSDMIVAAIQAEKNRAGSSRQSIQKYIKSHYKVGENADSQIKLSIKRLVTTGVLKQTKGVGASGSFRLAKSDEPKRSVAFKKTKKEVKKVAAPKKAAKPKKAASKAPSKKPKATPVKKAKKKPAATPKKTKKPKTVKAKPVKASKPKKAKPVKPKAKSSAKRTGKKK from the coding sequence ATGACCGAGAACTCTACGTCCACGCCTGCGGCCAAGCCCAAGCGGGCCAAGGCCTCCAAGAAGTCCACAGACCACCCCAAGTATTCAGACATGATCGTGGCTGCCATCCAGGCAGAGAAGAACCGTGCTGGCTCCTCGCGCCAGTCCATCCAGAAGTACATCAAGAGCCACTACAAGGTGGGTGAGAACGCCGACTCGCAGATCAAGTTGTCCATCAAGCGCCTGGTCACCACTGGGGTTCTCAAGCAGACCAAAGGGGTGGGTGCCTCGGGGTCCTTCCGGCTGGCCAAAAGCGACGAGCCCAAGAGGTCAGTGGCCTTCAAGAAGACGAAGAAAGAAGTCAAGAAGGTGGCCGCGCCAAAGAAGGCAGCCAAGCCCAAGAAGGCTGCCTCCAAAGCCCCAAGCAAGAAGCCCAAAGCCACCCCAGTCAAGAAGGCCAAGAAAAAGCCGGCTGCCACGcccaagaaaaccaaaaaacccaaaactgtcAAGGCCAAGCCGGTCAAGGCATCCAAGCCTAAGAAGGCCAAACCAGTGAAGCCCAAAGCCAAGTCCAGTGCCAAGAGGACCGGCAAGAAGAAGTGA